tttataaaatttaattataatatataaactatattttaaatatttaaatataatcattaaatatttgtaattaatattttaaaaatatttttttatttttaattaatgattttaacacagtTGTAATTAAACactaagaaaaaaagaaaaatactatgttattggaggggtgaaaaagtaattaaacaccaaaagtgtttttgggagaggaaaagctaaaatatttAGCTTCTCCTTTTTAGCTCCTTTTcagaagtacttttgaaaatctaaaaatttcagccaatAACAGTTCattcttcatcatttttttttaaaagtacttttgaagtcaaaaaaaaaaaaatatatatatatatatatatatatatatatttaagtaagaAAGAACTGACCGTACCGACCTAACCCATTAGCACTAATTTGTCTATTAGCAATTATTGTTATCTCATATATGTGTTGTCTCTTGATCCACACTTTGTTTTCACTGTTCCAACTCTATCTCTCTAACCTCCCAATATGGCCAATTCCCACCAACCGTTTGTTGCACTCATCGTCGGCGTCACCGGCATGGCGGGGTTGAGCCTAGCTGAAGCCTTGAAGAGCCCCAGTGCCCTCGGCGGTCCTTGGAAAGTTTATGGCTCTGCTTCACGTCCCATACCAACTTGGTTCCCTTCCTCGCTCCTCGATAAATACATCGCTTTTGATGCCACCGACGCCGGAAACACCGCTGATACGCTCGCTCCAATCTCCGGCGAAGTCACCCATGTTTTCTGGGTGGCAATCCAAGTTCGTGAAAGTGAACAAGTAAATGTTACAGTTAACGCAACTATGTTATCCAACGTTCTCGATGTTTTGAAGAGCGGCCCGGGCGGCAACGGAACCGGTTCAAGGCTCAGCCATGTCACGGTTCAGACAGGTACCCAACACTACATGGGTCCGATCCATAATCCGACGGAATCGGGCCAGGGTCTCGAACCCCATGAACCACCGTTTAGGGAGGATTTGCCCCGCTTGCCTTACCCCAACTTTTACTACGCGCTAGAAGATCTTTTGGAGTCATACGCGCCATCATTGACCTACTCTGTGCACCGCTCGTCGATCATAATAGGCGCGTCGTCGAGAAGCGTGTACAACGCGCTACTTACATTAGCAGTGTACGCATTGATATGTCGATACGAGGGTTTACCGTTTCGATATCCAGGTAGCCGGTACACATGGgaacaacataatagtgaaatagtaACAAAAGTAgtgagaaaacaacaaaaaaacagcaaaacaacaaaaaggaCAATTTTTTTTAGCAAATTTGGGTCAGGCTGAACTCGGGtccaaaaaaatattacttgaagcctggcccgttttctaaacatgcctctctcttttttttgtctaagtttattttttaggtctatatttttacccaaatcctcTCACATTTCGTGTGGGCCTTCGGGCCGAGCCGGGTGACCCGACCCATAGATAAGTTTAGTTGAAATGggtaaaaccaaaattttgagaTATCCAAATCACTTAGGTTCAAATCCTACTATGTGATTAacttctaaatttattttgggaaaaaaacaaaaacctcatagatatatttattactttataaaaaataaatattttaatatttttttaattaaactagtgtCCAATTAACTCATGACACAAACTCAATAAAAATTTCCCGCTTATATTTTTGATCATTGCATTGCATGAGGAAGAtgatatatcatttaaatattaaacgataattattgtaaataaattgGAGAAGATATAAATCTGAAATGTGACAAATACCTTACACAGAGCCCAGTCTGCGGAATCAAAGAAAGCACGTTCATGGCcctacatatatttattttaatttaaaccttcaaaaacaaatattatttatttatttaaaggcGGCTTCTTTGGCACCAGGCCTCCATATTTCTTGGCCGTTGCTTTTCCCTGTAATATAAATCAGCATTCaactatttttttgaattctAAAAAACAAATGTCACGATCAACTTTCAAACTGTAGCTTCTTTATTTTGGCCAAACTTGACTGTGGggtttcaactttttatttattttctatattattcaaaattaaaattacatattaacacttatttatttgtatgattaaataataatgtgtGACAAAATGGACCGACCTTAATTGAGACATACGGATGAAGAATTAGACCAAAGCTGGATTAATCCACAAGATGAGAGAGATACAAATGACGGCcattaaactcaaaatttt
The window above is part of the Gossypium raimondii isolate GPD5lz chromosome 9, ASM2569854v1, whole genome shotgun sequence genome. Proteins encoded here:
- the LOC105798882 gene encoding 3-oxo-Delta(4,5)-steroid 5-beta-reductase, with amino-acid sequence MANSHQPFVALIVGVTGMAGLSLAEALKSPSALGGPWKVYGSASRPIPTWFPSSLLDKYIAFDATDAGNTADTLAPISGEVTHVFWVAIQVRESEQVNVTVNATMLSNVLDVLKSGPGGNGTGSRLSHVTVQTGTQHYMGPIHNPTESGQGLEPHEPPFREDLPRLPYPNFYYALEDLLESYAPSLTYSVHRSSIIIGASSRSVYNALLTLAVYALICRYEGLPFRYPGSRYTWEQHNSEIVTKVVRKQQKNSKTTKRTIFFSKFGSG